AACCGCATGAAAGATGAGAGAGTCAAGTTTGTCAAGATTTTGTCAGAAGCTAGAAAGTCTGACTTTAATGACAGATTGAAGAAATTTGAAGTACACATGCAAGACGAAGCCAAGAATCGGCTCAAGAAACGCAAGGAAAAACGTAAAAAAGAACGCCGAGAGAAGTTCTATCGCGAGAAGGAGGAGGCAGAAATACGGTTGAGGGAAGAGAcggagagaaaagaaatggaagaaagagaagaagccGAACGAGTTGAACGTGAGAGACGTGAACAAGAGGCACGAGAGAGAACAGCGAAGCTGC
This genomic interval from Octopus bimaculoides isolate UCB-OBI-ISO-001 unplaced genomic scaffold, ASM119413v2 Scaffold_341697, whole genome shotgun sequence contains the following:
- the LOC128251399 gene encoding eukaryotic translation initiation factor 3 subunit A-like, which codes for MKDERVKFVKILSEARKSDFNDRLKKFEVHMQDEAKNRLKKRKEKRKKERREKFYREKEEAEIRLREETERKEMEEREEAERVERERREQEARERTAKLQEQFAKQKAHEKEIEEKEARRREEHRCHIIIITTTAL